From Styela clava chromosome 6, kaStyClav1.hap1.2, whole genome shotgun sequence, one genomic window encodes:
- the LOC120331704 gene encoding thioredoxin domain-containing protein 5-like isoform X1, with translation MKSSFCFALIVLLSLLPIIVSESDSEDEEDPFLYNEVDFQQTVESEPHFIMFFAPWCGHCKSLKPTWEKLTELYNKEKTDIITIAKVDCTVSTKLCSDNGVTGYPTLKIFQPDKESARYKGARDLDALKEFIATTLGLEQDKKEEKENIEVNEGLYEITDATFNDHISEGNHFIKFFAPWCGHCQRMEPAWKTLAAKYNDDAVKISRVDCTKNQKICGSKGVRGYPTLIWFKNGEEVEKYQGGRSLEDFEEYVDKMTSDQKVEKTGEEEQKEVVQQKEEDALDVTEGLYELTEANFETLTSQGDFFIKFFAPWCGHCKRMEPAWKELAKSYEGHEKVKIGRVDCTKNQAVCQSKGVRGYPTLKYFRNGKEMDGSPGGRDFESLNKFTTEMSEAQQKDVQQEQEEEVDEEQKEEADVVTEGLYELTEANFETLTSQGDFFIKFFAPWCGHCKRMEPAWKELAKSYEGHEKIKIGRVDCTQHKSVCQSKGVRGYPTLKYFRNGEEKEGSAGGRDIESLKEFTVKMMAMEQQEEEDQDEGEAPPPSGALELDSDIFQDVIDTGLTFVKFYAPWCGHCKRLAPVWDQLADEDFSSAERPIRIVKVDCTKHTKICTDNGVKGYPTLKLFDGGEEKEKYSGARTLEALKAFVIENAAKEGDEAQKRDEL, from the exons ATGAAGTCTTCCTTTTGTTTTGCACTTATCGTTTTGTTGTCATTGCTGCCGATAATAGTATCGGAGTCTGATTCAGAGGATGAAGAAGATCCATTTCTTTACAACGAAGTTGATTTTCAGCAAACTGTGGAATCAGAACCTCATTTCATTATGTTTTTTGCTCCATG GTGTGGTCACTGCAAATCTTTGAAGCCAACATGGGAAAAATTGACAGAGTTGTACAATAAAGAAAAAACAGATATCATTACAATTGCTAAg gTCGATTGCACAGTTAGCACGAAACTTTGTTCTGACAATGGTGTTACCGGCTACCCCAC TCTGAAAATATTCCAGCCTGACAAAGAATCGGCGAGGTACAAGGGAGCAAGGGATCTTGATGCTCTCAAAGAATTCATTGCAACTACTCTAGGCCTTGAACAGGACAAAAAAGaggaaaaagaaaatattgaagtCAACGAGGGGTTATATGAGATCACAGATGCCACATTTAATGATCACATATCTGAAGGGAAtcatttcatcaaattttttgcACCTTGGTGTGGTCATTGTCAAAGGATGGAGCCGGCTTGGAAAACACTTGCAGCTAAATATAATGATGATGCTGTCAAAATTAGCAGG GTTGATTGCACAAAGAACCAAAAGATATGCGGATCAAAAGGTGTACGAGGATACCCTACTCTTATATGGTTTAAAAACGGAGAGGAAGTCGAAAAATACCAG GGTGGAAGATCTCTGGAAGATTTCGAGGAATATGTTGATAAAATGACAAGTGATCAAAAGGTCGAAAAAACTGGTGAGGAGGAACAAAAAGAAGTTGTTCAA CAGAAAGAAGAAGATGCTTTGGATGTTACTGAAGGACTGTATGAATTGACTGAAGCAAACTTTGAAACTCTTACATCCCAGGGTGATttctttatcaaattttttgctCCCTGGTGTGGTCATTGCAAAAGAATGGAACCAGCTTGGAAGGAACTTGCAAAGTCTTATGAAGGTCATGAAAAGGTCAAAATCGGAAGG GTCGATTGTACAAAAAATCAAGCAGTTTGCCAATCAAAAGGTGTTCGTGGTTATCctactttgaaatattttcgcAACGGTAAAGAGATGGATGGATCACCG GGTGGCCGGGACTTTGAATCTTTAAATAAGTTTACGACGGAAATGTCAGAAGCTCAACAGAAAGATGTTCAGCAGGAACAagaggaagaagttgatgaagaG CAAAAGGAAGAAGCAGATGTTGTTACTGAAGGACTGTATGAACTGACTGAAGCAAACTTCGAAACTCTTACATCTCAGGGTGATTTCTTCATCAAATTTTTTGCTCCATGGTGTGGTCATTGCAAAAGAATGGAACCTGCTTGGAAGGAACTTGCAAAGTCATATGAAGGTCATGAAAAGATTAAAATCGGAAGG gtcGATTGTACCCAACATAAATCAGTTTGCCAATCAAAAGGAGTTCGTGGTTACCcaactttgaaatattttcgaaaTGGTGAAGAGAAGGAAGGATCAGCA GGAGGCCGAGACATTGAGTCTTTGAAAGAGTTTACCGTTAAAATGATGGCAATGGAACAACAGGAAGAGGAGGATCAGGATGAAGGAGAG GCGCCGCCACCGTCTGGAGCTTTGGAACTTGACAGCGACATCTTTCAAGATGTTATTGACACTGGTTTGACATTCGTAAAGTTTTATGCTCCATGGTGTGGACATTGCAAAAGACTTGCTCCGGTCTGGGATCAATTGGCAGATGAAGACTTCAGTAGTGCAGAAAGACCAATTCGTATTGTCAAAGTTGACTGCACCAAGCACACTAAAATTTGTACGGACAATGGG GTGAAAGGCTACCCTACACTGAAGCTCTTTGATGGTGGTGAGGAGAAAGAAAAGTACAGCGGTGCCCGTACTCTAGAAGCTCTGAAAGCTTTTGTTATTGAAAATGCAGCTAAGGAAGGAGATGAAGCTCAAAAGAGAGATGAGCTATAA
- the LOC120331760 gene encoding pre-mRNA-splicing factor syf2-like, which translates to MEEASTSSTNVEEDVSKIEDAQSKKQQRLERLRDLKMRRNEARKLNRAEVVEEDRRSKLPVNWENRKKKAEWELAEIEKKKQCEEDGEEYDRVKLLNVSAIDAERIDKFKRRKKNPDQGFSTYEEASARQNRRLVGQIKPNMEAYEKQRQQVGDDIFYANVNTILPGKVKDTPEALTRLVEDLEKQKEKSKRFHRRRFFNDDKDVDYINERNSKFNAKAERFYGKYTAEIKQNLERGTAV; encoded by the coding sequence ATGGAAGAGGCAAGTACATCCTCTACTAATGTGGAGGAAGACGTTTCAAAGATTGAGGATGCTCAAAGCAAAAAGCAGCAAAGATTGGAACGCCTTCGAGATTTGAAAATGCGTCGCAATGAAGCCAGAAAATTAAATCGAGCTGAGGTAGTCGAGGAAGATCGCAGAAGTAAACTTCCAGTAAACTGGGAAAACCGAAAGAAAAAAGCTGAATGGGAATTagcagaaattgaaaaaaagaaacaatgtgAAGAAGATGGTGAAGAATACGATCGAGTAAAACTTCTTAATGTCAGTGCGATTGATGCAGAAAGAATTGATAAGtttaaaagaagaaaaaagaatCCGGATCAGGGATTTTCGACTTATGAGGAGGCTTCAGCAAGGCAAAATCGGCGTTTAGTAGGACAAATCAAGCCTAATATGGAAGCATACGAAAAGCAGCGACAGCAAGTTGGAGATGACATTTTCTATGCGAATGTCAATACAATATTGCCAGGAAAGGTTAAGGACACCCCTGAAGCTCTGACACGTTTAGTTGAAGAtcttgaaaaacagaaagagaaATCGAAACGCTTTCATCGGAGACGATTTTTCAACGATGATAAAGATGTGGATTACATTAATGAAAGAAACTCTAAATTTAATGCTAAAGCTGAACGATTTTACGGCAAATATACTGCTGAAATTAAGCAGAATTTAGAAAGAGGAACAGCTGTATAA
- the LOC120331766 gene encoding uncharacterized protein LOC120331766, with product MSILKTICLLFFVCGIFAEQLPDGVCVTKIVKGKFVSTGDCQKDVDASEIVRLIKKNFEKKQRVESTCDVTYNSKCFRMLVYSVVNITFTDARSLCKNYNYGTVADIYDFSHYNMLLSRIRSMYSDDLPVAVWTGVRYQDGQLVSTSGENIPTASDIWYPGYPYLDASRTNIAFLARENPNDEAHGIYNVEPSMLYNGVICEI from the exons ATGTCTATCTTGAAAACAATCTGCCTTTTGTTCTTCGTTTGTGGAATATTTGCCGAGCAATTACCTG atGGAGTCTGTGTTACCAAGATTGTGAAAGGTAAATTCGTCTCTACTGGAGATTGCCAg AAAGATGTAGACGCATCTG aaaTTGTCAGATTGATCAAGAAGAACTTTGAAAAGAAGCAACGAGTTGAAA GTACCTGCGACGTCACATACAATTCAAAATGTTTCCGAATGCTAGTATATTCTGTAGTGAACATCACTTTTACTGATGCCCGATCTCTATGCAAAAATTATAACTACGGCACCGTTGCCGACATTTACGACTTCAGTCATTATAACATGTTGCTATCTCGTATACGTTCGATGTATAGCGATGATTTGCCAGTTGCTGTCTGGACAGGTGTGAGATATCAG GATGGTCAATTGGTCTCAACATCTGGTGAAAATATACCCACAGCAAGCGATATATGGTATCCAGGGTATCCCTATTTAGATGCATCCCGAACAAATATAGCTTTCCTTGCGAGAGAAAATCCCAATGACGAAGCTCACGGAATTTACAACGTCGAACCATCGATGCTATATAACGGTGTcatttgtgaaatataa
- the LOC120331743 gene encoding 4-hydroxy-2-oxoglutarate aldolase, mitochondrial-like, translated as MKYLRLIRDSTSKTHLLSTGIGAYLGRSSSRCSSQNAISVSGMYPPIPTPFAGDKMSISYDQLASNFDKWNKMPFGGYVVQGSNGEYPFLSTEERVELIKHARKMIPKDKLLIAGSGCESTTATIEMTQKMADCGADVALVITPFYYKSGMTQSGLSKHYEQVADQSPIPILIYNVTVNTGLDLPINTILRLSNHKNIIGMKDSNGDVAKLATLINRTKAVPGGFQVLAGSASFLLPAYSIGCVGGVCALANILGKEVCNVQELFEAGKLQDAKVLQQRLVAPNVAVTREYGVPGLKAALDAFGYYGGPTRLPLEDLDDQKKSEVLKIFHDSCFYQR; from the coding sequence ATGAAGTATCTCAGGCTCATCAGAGATTCCACATCGAAAACTCATTTACTGAGTACTGGTATTGGTGCATACTTGGGAAGATCAAGTTCAAGATGTTCGTCACAAAATGCGATCAGTGTCAGTGGTATGTACCCACCGATTCCAACACCATTTGCTGGAGACAAGATGTCAATTTCCTATGATCAATTAGCTTCTAACTTTGATAAATGGAACAAAATGCCATTTGGAGGGTATGTTGTCCAAGGATCCAATGGTGAATACCCATTCTTGTCGACTGAAGAACGTGTAGAACTTATAAAACACGCTAGAAAAATGATTCCGAAGGACAAGCTCTTAATTGCTGGCTCTGGCTGCGAGTCCACAACTGCAACTATTGAAATGACACAGAAAATGGCTGATTGTGGAGCTGATGTTGCTTTGGTGATTACCCCTTTCTATTACAAATCTGGAATGACACAATCTGGACTTTCCAAACATTATGAACAGGTTGCAGATCAGTCACCTATCCCAATACTGATTTATAATGTTACTGTTAATACTGGATTAGATTTGCCAATAAACACCATACTTCGTCTTTCAAACCATAAGAATATTATTGGTATGAAAGATAGCAATGGAGATGTTGCAAAGTTAGCAACATTAATTAATAGAACTAAGGCTGTACCTGGTGGCTTCCAAGTTTTAGCAGGTTCAGCAAGTTTTCTTTTACCTGCTTATTCAATTGGGTGTGTGGGAGGTGTGTGTGCACTGGCCAATATATTAGGTAAAGAAGTATGCAATGTTCAAGAGCTCTTTGAGGCTGGAAAATTACAAGATGCTAAAGTATTGCAACAAAGATTAGTTGCCCCAAATGTAGCTGTTACTCGCGAATATGGTGTTCCGGGACTGAAAGCTGCTTTAGATGCATTTGGATACTATGGTGGCCCAACTCGTCTGCCGCTGGAGGATTTGGATGATCAAAAAAAGTCAGAGGTGctgaaaatatttcatgataGCTGTTTTTATCAAAGGTAA
- the LOC120331704 gene encoding thioredoxin domain-containing protein 5-like isoform X2, whose protein sequence is MKSSFCFALIVLLSLLPIIVSESDSEDEEDPFLYNEVDFQQTVESEPHFIMFFAPWCGHCKSLKPTWEKLTELYNKEKTDIITIAKVDCTVSTKLCSDNGVTGYPTLKIFQPDKESARYKGARDLDALKEFIATTLGLEQDKKEEKENIEVNEGLYEITDATFNDHISEGNHFIKFFAPWCGHCQRMEPAWKTLAAKYNDDAVKISRVDCTKNQKICGSKGVRGYPTLIWFKNGEEVEKYQGGRSLEDFEEYVDKMTSDQKVEKTGEEEQKEVVQKEEDALDVTEGLYELTEANFETLTSQGDFFIKFFAPWCGHCKRMEPAWKELAKSYEGHEKVKIGRVDCTKNQAVCQSKGVRGYPTLKYFRNGKEMDGSPGGRDFESLNKFTTEMSEAQQKDVQQEQEEEVDEEQKEEADVVTEGLYELTEANFETLTSQGDFFIKFFAPWCGHCKRMEPAWKELAKSYEGHEKIKIGRVDCTQHKSVCQSKGVRGYPTLKYFRNGEEKEGSAGGRDIESLKEFTVKMMAMEQQEEEDQDEGEAPPPSGALELDSDIFQDVIDTGLTFVKFYAPWCGHCKRLAPVWDQLADEDFSSAERPIRIVKVDCTKHTKICTDNGVKGYPTLKLFDGGEEKEKYSGARTLEALKAFVIENAAKEGDEAQKRDEL, encoded by the exons ATGAAGTCTTCCTTTTGTTTTGCACTTATCGTTTTGTTGTCATTGCTGCCGATAATAGTATCGGAGTCTGATTCAGAGGATGAAGAAGATCCATTTCTTTACAACGAAGTTGATTTTCAGCAAACTGTGGAATCAGAACCTCATTTCATTATGTTTTTTGCTCCATG GTGTGGTCACTGCAAATCTTTGAAGCCAACATGGGAAAAATTGACAGAGTTGTACAATAAAGAAAAAACAGATATCATTACAATTGCTAAg gTCGATTGCACAGTTAGCACGAAACTTTGTTCTGACAATGGTGTTACCGGCTACCCCAC TCTGAAAATATTCCAGCCTGACAAAGAATCGGCGAGGTACAAGGGAGCAAGGGATCTTGATGCTCTCAAAGAATTCATTGCAACTACTCTAGGCCTTGAACAGGACAAAAAAGaggaaaaagaaaatattgaagtCAACGAGGGGTTATATGAGATCACAGATGCCACATTTAATGATCACATATCTGAAGGGAAtcatttcatcaaattttttgcACCTTGGTGTGGTCATTGTCAAAGGATGGAGCCGGCTTGGAAAACACTTGCAGCTAAATATAATGATGATGCTGTCAAAATTAGCAGG GTTGATTGCACAAAGAACCAAAAGATATGCGGATCAAAAGGTGTACGAGGATACCCTACTCTTATATGGTTTAAAAACGGAGAGGAAGTCGAAAAATACCAG GGTGGAAGATCTCTGGAAGATTTCGAGGAATATGTTGATAAAATGACAAGTGATCAAAAGGTCGAAAAAACTGGTGAGGAGGAACAAAAAGAAGTTGTTCAA AAAGAAGAAGATGCTTTGGATGTTACTGAAGGACTGTATGAATTGACTGAAGCAAACTTTGAAACTCTTACATCCCAGGGTGATttctttatcaaattttttgctCCCTGGTGTGGTCATTGCAAAAGAATGGAACCAGCTTGGAAGGAACTTGCAAAGTCTTATGAAGGTCATGAAAAGGTCAAAATCGGAAGG GTCGATTGTACAAAAAATCAAGCAGTTTGCCAATCAAAAGGTGTTCGTGGTTATCctactttgaaatattttcgcAACGGTAAAGAGATGGATGGATCACCG GGTGGCCGGGACTTTGAATCTTTAAATAAGTTTACGACGGAAATGTCAGAAGCTCAACAGAAAGATGTTCAGCAGGAACAagaggaagaagttgatgaagaG CAAAAGGAAGAAGCAGATGTTGTTACTGAAGGACTGTATGAACTGACTGAAGCAAACTTCGAAACTCTTACATCTCAGGGTGATTTCTTCATCAAATTTTTTGCTCCATGGTGTGGTCATTGCAAAAGAATGGAACCTGCTTGGAAGGAACTTGCAAAGTCATATGAAGGTCATGAAAAGATTAAAATCGGAAGG gtcGATTGTACCCAACATAAATCAGTTTGCCAATCAAAAGGAGTTCGTGGTTACCcaactttgaaatattttcgaaaTGGTGAAGAGAAGGAAGGATCAGCA GGAGGCCGAGACATTGAGTCTTTGAAAGAGTTTACCGTTAAAATGATGGCAATGGAACAACAGGAAGAGGAGGATCAGGATGAAGGAGAG GCGCCGCCACCGTCTGGAGCTTTGGAACTTGACAGCGACATCTTTCAAGATGTTATTGACACTGGTTTGACATTCGTAAAGTTTTATGCTCCATGGTGTGGACATTGCAAAAGACTTGCTCCGGTCTGGGATCAATTGGCAGATGAAGACTTCAGTAGTGCAGAAAGACCAATTCGTATTGTCAAAGTTGACTGCACCAAGCACACTAAAATTTGTACGGACAATGGG GTGAAAGGCTACCCTACACTGAAGCTCTTTGATGGTGGTGAGGAGAAAGAAAAGTACAGCGGTGCCCGTACTCTAGAAGCTCTGAAAGCTTTTGTTATTGAAAATGCAGCTAAGGAAGGAGATGAAGCTCAAAAGAGAGATGAGCTATAA
- the LOC120331758 gene encoding uncharacterized protein LOC120331758 isoform X1, which yields MTNRCCVPQCDSVRVRGSCTLFLVPSKRFCSGEKFIWADKLEKIVMGLRADSNIKYLYLRDRVKICERHFEENDIQKIGTQLRLRIGAIPKLNMPQKSCSKLPTLNRSSKEKKVAEKIHHKNLQDLKKSASNYLPSNWKYQNSDDSIQLFLKPKSAAEQSSLAINIDSELHISALYHGWTSVTSEVLNNIDIKHTTLSNILHTIYTSIICEGITGSSNSSSTTSQHFEVSFSRTNSEKFKQGLACVKITKL from the exons ATGACTAATCGATGTTGTGTTCCACAATGTGATAGTGTCAGAGTCAGGGGATCTTGCACCCTGTTTTTGGTACCATCCAAGCGATTTTGTTCCGGTGAAAAATTTATATGGGCAgacaaacttgaaaaaattgtaATGGGTCTGCGGGCTGATTCTAATATCAAATACCTGTATTTACGTGACAGAGTAAAAATTTGTGAAAGGCACTTTGAAGAAAATGACATTCAAAAAA TTGGAACACAGTTGCGTCTCCGAATTGGTGCAATACCCAAGCTAAACATGCCCCAAAAAAGTTGTTCGAAGTTGCCAACTTTGAATAGATCTTCAAAAGAGAAAAAAGTAGCTGAAAAAATACATCATAAAAATTTGCAGGACTTGAAAAAAAGTGCATCAAATTATTTACCCTCTAACTGGAAATACCAGAATTCAGATGATAGTATTCAACTTTTTCTCAAGCCCAAATCAGCTGCAGAGCAATCAAGTTTAGCCATAAATATTGATTCAGAGTTGCATATCAGTGCACTTTATCATGGTTGGACTAGTGTTACATCTGAAGTCCTaaataatattgatataaaACACACAACTTTATCAAATATCCTGCATACTATTTATACATCAATCATTTGTGAGGGTATAACTGGCAGCAGCAATTCCAGTTCGACAACAAGTCAACATTTTGAAGTGTCCTTTTCGAGAACTAATTCAGAAAAATTCAAACAAGGGCTTGCTTGCGTTAAg ATCACTAAATTGTGA
- the LOC120331758 gene encoding uncharacterized protein LOC120331758 isoform X2, whose amino-acid sequence MPSRVGLSFCKPPALMPEADKFILAIEKDFCETIYDLQQLIKYRFKFSRKSNLHLEIDGFVLLPSNPLSVVKEDEVLTVCYEQEKSYSRKRANTNNIENVNSSRMKAAKLNIMNGNHDKAITSHCLHADTVNSAPNNSSSDISKSMNSSFQQADDEIKIGSTPENVFRTILECDGYPSCSPEDSNKLSDWLKSGINNMTKKFYEKNENEPAGTFDTDINDISDSSTVHSSDATMIEQKNNQT is encoded by the coding sequence ATGCCGTCTAGAGTTGGGCTCAGTTTTTGCAAACCTCCTGCACTTATGCCTGAAGCTGATAAATTCATCTTAGCAATTGAGAAGGATTTTTGTGAAACAATATATGATCTTCAGCAACTTATAAAATACAGATTCAAATTTTCCAGAAAATCAAATCTTCACTTGGAAATTGATGGCTTCGTTTTATTGCCATCAAATCCTCTAAGTGTTGTTAAAGAAGATGAAGTATTGACTGTATGTTACGAACAAGAAAAAAGTTACTCAAGAAAAAGAGCTAATACGAATAACATTGAAAATGTAAATTCTTCTCGAATGAAAGCCGCAAAATTAAATATCATGAATGGTAATCATGATAAAGCAATCACAAGTCATTGCTTACACGCTGATACAGTCAACTCTGCTCCTAACAACTCATCATCTGATATCAGCAAATCAATGAACAGTTCGTTTCAACAAGCTGATGATGAGATAAAAATAGGTAGTACTCCTGAAAATGTGTTTCGCacaattttggaatgtgatggGTATCCTTCTTGCTCTCCAGAAGATTCGAATAAACTAAGTGATTGGTTAAAGTCTGGCATTAATAATATGACAAAAAAGTTCTATGAGAAAAATGAGAATGAGCCTGCTGGAACATTTGATACAGACATTAATGATATTTCTGACAGTTCGACAGTACATTCCTCTGATGCCACGATGatagaacaaaaaaataatcaaacttaA